A DNA window from Paraclostridium bifermentans contains the following coding sequences:
- a CDS encoding CCA tRNA nucleotidyltransferase translates to MKINIPTDVKEIIDDIYESGYEAYIVGGCVRDSIVGIKPNDYDITTNAKPTDTISIFKNYKIIETGIKHGTITLIKNKNEYEITTYRIDGTYADNRRPEYVEFTRDIIEDLKRRDFTINSIAYNHKVGIVDAFDGIEDINKKIIRTVGNPDERFKEDGLRIIRAVRFSSKLNFKIDSKTLESIYENIKLIKNISSERIQEELNKILLSNYPEKIYILYDAKMFDIFEMKNIKMNKNDLAKLKSSKKDLVIRLSIFIYILGDINESKKILELLRYSNKIKSQCITILDNLDSKIIDDKVSIKIYLKEIGHESLNYLLYVKKVLDIEFEKKYYDKINNLIKEIDLNKECYSLKELALNGRDLNALGYKGKEIGEKLNFLLYNVIENPNINNKTDLINIINSL, encoded by the coding sequence ATGAAAATAAATATACCAACTGATGTAAAAGAGATAATAGATGATATATATGAAAGTGGATATGAGGCTTATATAGTAGGCGGATGTGTAAGAGACTCAATTGTAGGAATAAAACCTAACGATTACGATATAACAACAAATGCAAAACCTACAGACACAATAAGTATATTTAAAAATTATAAAATAATTGAAACTGGAATAAAGCATGGAACAATAACTTTAATAAAAAATAAAAATGAATATGAAATTACAACATATAGAATTGATGGAACATACGCTGACAACCGAAGACCTGAATATGTAGAGTTTACAAGGGATATAATAGAAGATTTAAAAAGACGCGATTTTACTATAAACTCTATTGCCTACAATCATAAAGTAGGTATAGTTGATGCGTTTGATGGGATAGAAGATATAAATAAAAAAATAATAAGAACAGTTGGAAATCCAGATGAAAGATTTAAAGAAGATGGGCTTAGGATAATAAGAGCTGTTAGATTTAGTTCTAAACTTAATTTCAAAATAGATAGCAAAACATTGGAAAGTATTTATGAAAATATAAAATTAATAAAAAATATAAGCTCAGAAAGAATACAAGAGGAATTAAATAAAATTTTACTTAGTAATTATCCTGAAAAAATATATATACTTTACGATGCAAAAATGTTTGATATATTTGAAATGAAAAATATAAAAATGAACAAAAATGACTTAGCTAAACTTAAGTCGAGTAAAAAAGATTTAGTGATAAGATTAAGTATATTTATATATATTCTAGGGGACATTAACGAAAGCAAAAAAATATTGGAATTATTAAGATATTCTAACAAAATAAAAAGTCAATGCATTACAATTTTAGATAATCTAGATAGTAAAATAATCGATGATAAAGTTTCTATAAAGATTTATTTAAAGGAAATAGGACATGAAAGTCTAAATTATTTATTATATGTAAAAAAAGTATTAGATATAGAATTTGAAAAAAAATATTATGACAAAATAAATAATTTAATTAAAGAAATTGATTTAAATAAAGAATGTTATTCATTAAAAGAATTAGCACTAAATGGAAGGGATTTAAATGCTTTAGGCTATAAAGGCAAGGAAATAGGTGAAAAATTAAACTTTTTACTATATAATGTGATTGAAAATCCTAATATAAACAATAAAACAGATTTAATTAATATTATAAATAGCTTATAA
- the steA gene encoding putative cytokinetic ring protein SteA, whose translation MRVEAPIKVDRKTKRLAKRLTGGEIAVINHKDVDEVAANSLVEGKIKLVINASQSISGRYPNKGPGILVDKNILIVDNVGEELFNNLQEGQIIEVIDGKIYRDGELLGQGEVLDKDEVDNKIRLAYENLSVELDRFIDNTIDYAKKEKGLILGEVEIPKVSTDYKNRHVLIVVRGQDYKQDLSTILSYIEEMKPILVGVDGGADALIEFGYTPDVIVGDMDSVSDEALQKAKEIVVHAYTDGRAPGLKRVQDLGLEAVVFPAPGTSEDIAMLTAYEYKAELIVAVGTHSNMIDFLEKGRPGMASTFLVRLKIGSKLIDAKGVNLLYRSKLKLKYIWALIATALFPVLILASFSPSVQQFMHLMELKMRLLLQM comes from the coding sequence ATGAGAGTCGAAGCCCCTATTAAGGTAGACAGAAAAACAAAAAGGCTTGCAAAGCGACTTACTGGCGGAGAAATAGCAGTTATAAATCATAAAGATGTAGATGAAGTTGCTGCAAATTCATTAGTAGAGGGAAAGATAAAACTTGTTATAAATGCATCTCAATCTATAAGTGGTAGATACCCAAATAAAGGACCTGGAATACTTGTAGATAAAAATATACTTATTGTAGATAATGTAGGTGAAGAACTATTCAACAACTTACAGGAGGGGCAAATAATAGAAGTTATAGATGGAAAAATCTATAGAGATGGAGAATTATTAGGCCAAGGAGAAGTATTAGATAAAGACGAAGTTGATAACAAGATAAGATTGGCATATGAAAACTTATCTGTAGAGTTGGATAGATTTATAGATAATACTATAGATTATGCTAAAAAAGAAAAAGGACTTATTCTTGGAGAAGTTGAAATACCAAAAGTAAGTACAGATTACAAGAACAGACATGTATTGATAGTTGTTAGAGGTCAAGACTATAAGCAAGACCTAAGCACAATATTATCGTACATAGAAGAAATGAAACCTATACTAGTAGGTGTAGATGGTGGAGCTGACGCTTTAATAGAGTTTGGATATACTCCAGACGTAATTGTAGGAGATATGGATAGTGTAAGTGATGAAGCTTTACAAAAAGCAAAAGAAATAGTTGTTCATGCATACACAGACGGAAGAGCACCTGGACTTAAGAGAGTACAAGACTTAGGATTGGAAGCTGTGGTATTTCCTGCGCCTGGAACAAGTGAGGATATAGCTATGCTTACTGCTTATGAGTATAAGGCTGAACTTATAGTAGCTGTAGGGACACATTCTAATATGATAGACTTCTTAGAAAAAGGAAGACCTGGTATGGCTAGTACATTTTTAGTAAGACTAAAAATAGGATCGAAGCTAATAGATGCAAAAGGTGTAAACTTATTATATAGAAGTAAATTAAAATTAAAGTATATATGGGCACTTATAGCAACTGCTTTATTCCCAGTTTTAATACTTGCATCATTCTCTCCAAGTGTTCAACAATTTATGCACTTGATGGAATTAAAAATGAGACTACTATTACAGATGTAA
- a CDS encoding copper transporter, with amino-acid sequence MHINMKYYIVTIGAIFIALGIGMLVGFNLNYDQELSKQQAAIIDDLDAKFEDIKTTNDELEGKLDKKESEYKKLVNYLNQNYLVLIKDQLQGKNVGIISTTENYDYTQDISKTITDANGSVAYDIVLKSGLTNKDKIKELDSALQLQLKTEKDVVNYIMSCLKEENAMDKLQQLEKLEMIKINYLSDNYLDCSQVVMASGDTNESSNKFTNIDKIIIDKLKEDGKYVIGTQKSDVKFSDLENYKKDKIPTINNSQQGTGKLSLVYALRDSVEKGNFGIGDKVDSIIPFK; translated from the coding sequence ATGCATATAAATATGAAGTATTATATAGTAACGATAGGTGCTATATTTATTGCATTAGGAATAGGAATGCTAGTAGGATTTAACTTAAATTATGATCAAGAACTTAGCAAGCAACAAGCTGCTATAATAGATGATTTAGATGCTAAATTTGAAGACATAAAAACAACAAATGATGAATTAGAAGGTAAACTAGACAAAAAAGAAAGTGAATACAAAAAACTAGTAAATTATTTAAATCAAAATTATTTAGTATTAATAAAAGACCAATTACAAGGTAAAAATGTAGGAATAATATCAACAACAGAAAATTATGATTATACACAAGACATATCTAAGACTATAACAGATGCAAATGGAAGTGTAGCATATGATATTGTTTTAAAATCAGGGTTAACTAATAAAGATAAAATAAAAGAACTTGATAGTGCATTACAATTACAGTTAAAAACTGAAAAAGATGTAGTTAATTACATAATGAGCTGCTTAAAAGAAGAAAATGCTATGGATAAACTACAACAATTAGAAAAATTAGAGATGATAAAAATAAATTATTTATCAGATAACTATTTAGATTGTTCACAAGTTGTTATGGCAAGTGGAGATACAAATGAATCTTCTAATAAATTTACGAATATAGATAAAATAATAATAGATAAATTAAAAGAAGATGGTAAATATGTAATAGGAACTCAAAAAAGTGATGTTAAATTCTCTGATTTAGAAAACTATAAAAAAGATAAAATACCAACTATAAACAATTCTCAGCAAGGAACAGGTAAACTATCTTTAGTTTACGCTCTTAGAGATTCTGTAGAAAAAGGAAACTTTGGTATAGGAGATAAAGTAGATTCTATAATACCATTTAAGTAA